From Aquabacter sp. L1I39, the proteins below share one genomic window:
- a CDS encoding EAL domain-containing protein — protein sequence MKEQARQSERRLVKGYVVLIGLFYLGFACLHYIETRETVLGEVSRQAEGVIRWLDRNLAFSRQALQVVAEQSDTSCTGDEVGRKLDTMLRSVAVEQVEIGRGGTILCSWRAQPAQTAQALTACHAEAGRSGVVHISTKGPDDLWANATLDTACLVSPLIVSLEGSAGSIRVIQRAAPSGTSTPKKAAALLPGAVLALPSSEGPLALEVSVSEWSIARNWAGQIVVFGALFAAFGAAGWYGPIAHLRGRLSVEGQVQTALRRGDFSLVYLPTVDIATGEWIGVEALLRWNHPTHGQLQPASFIPWIEKSPLIYETTRWVMRRAATDLGRFQHAKRGLDVSINVPPSQLGDPRMVSMATEAFGDAPQSLRCVIIELTEREVTDYSSDVVQGVVHELKERGAQFALDDFGVGFSNFACLHYIKVDYIKVDKSFLQETDGRSFEASAMGSIVHLARQFGVSVIAEGVETERQVQRLKHYGIDKAQGFLFSRPVDADAVLDKLNNGKAFEPA from the coding sequence ATGAAAGAACAGGCTAGGCAGTCCGAAAGGCGATTGGTGAAGGGCTATGTGGTCCTCATCGGCCTGTTCTATCTGGGCTTCGCCTGCCTGCATTACATCGAGACGCGCGAGACCGTCCTTGGCGAGGTGAGCCGGCAGGCGGAAGGAGTGATCCGCTGGCTGGATCGCAACCTCGCCTTTTCCCGCCAAGCCCTCCAGGTGGTGGCCGAGCAGTCCGACACCTCCTGCACCGGCGATGAAGTGGGGCGCAAGCTGGACACCATGCTGCGCTCCGTGGCGGTGGAGCAGGTGGAAATCGGCCGCGGCGGCACAATTCTGTGCTCCTGGAGGGCGCAGCCCGCGCAGACTGCGCAGGCGCTCACCGCCTGCCACGCGGAAGCAGGGCGTTCCGGCGTGGTGCACATCTCTACCAAGGGGCCGGATGACCTGTGGGCCAATGCCACGCTGGACACGGCCTGCCTGGTCTCGCCCTTGATCGTGAGCCTGGAAGGATCGGCGGGGAGCATCCGCGTCATCCAAAGGGCCGCGCCGAGCGGCACCTCCACGCCAAAGAAGGCCGCGGCCCTGTTGCCGGGGGCGGTGCTGGCCCTGCCCTCCAGCGAAGGGCCGCTGGCTCTGGAAGTGTCCGTCTCCGAATGGTCCATCGCCCGCAACTGGGCGGGCCAGATCGTGGTGTTCGGCGCCCTCTTCGCCGCCTTCGGAGCAGCGGGCTGGTATGGCCCGATCGCCCATCTGCGGGGCCGGCTCTCGGTGGAAGGCCAGGTCCAGACGGCGCTGCGGCGGGGAGATTTCTCCCTCGTCTACCTGCCCACCGTGGACATCGCCACCGGCGAGTGGATCGGGGTGGAGGCGCTGCTGCGCTGGAACCATCCCACCCATGGCCAGCTGCAGCCGGCCTCCTTCATTCCCTGGATCGAGAAAAGCCCGCTTATCTACGAAACCACCCGCTGGGTCATGCGCCGGGCCGCCACCGATCTGGGCCGGTTCCAGCATGCCAAGCGCGGGCTTGATGTCTCTATCAACGTGCCGCCAAGCCAGCTCGGTGATCCGCGCATGGTGAGCATGGCGACCGAGGCGTTTGGCGATGCCCCGCAATCCCTGCGTTGCGTCATCATCGAGCTGACTGAGCGGGAAGTCACCGACTATTCGTCGGACGTGGTGCAGGGCGTGGTGCATGAACTGAAGGAGCGCGGCGCCCAGTTCGCGCTCGATGATTTCGGCGTCGGCTTCTCCAACTTCGCCTGCCTGCATTACATCAAGGTGGACTATATCAAGGTCGACAAGTCCTTCCTCCAGGAGACCGACGGGCGGTCATTCGAGGCGAGCGCCATGGGCTCCATCGTGCACCTGGCCCGCCAGTTCGGCGTGTCCGTGATCGCCGAGGGCGTGGAGACCGAACGGCAGGTCCAGCGGCTCAAGCATTACGGCATCGACAAGGCCCAGGGCTTTCTGTTCTCGCGGCCGGTGGATGCCGACGCCGTGCTCGACAAGCTGAACAACGGCAAGGCGTTCGAGCCGGCCTGA